A genomic window from Pseudomonas leptonychotis includes:
- a CDS encoding FMN-dependent NADH-azoreductase encodes MANVLVIESSARQQGSVSRQLTAQFIANWSAANPADSIKVRDLAVDQVPHLDANLLGGWMTPALQQSEAEQAALALSNRLTDELLAADVLVLAAPMYNFTIPSTLKAWLDHVLRAGVTFKYTETGPQGLLSGKRAFVLTARGGIYAGSGLDHQEPYLRQALAFVGIHDVSFIHAEGLNLGGEFMEKGLSEAKAQLAQAI; translated from the coding sequence ATGGCTAATGTCCTGGTAATTGAAAGCAGCGCCCGCCAACAAGGTTCGGTTTCGCGTCAGCTCACCGCGCAATTTATTGCCAACTGGTCGGCTGCCAATCCGGCCGACTCGATCAAGGTGCGCGACCTCGCGGTTGATCAGGTGCCACACCTAGACGCTAACCTGTTGGGCGGCTGGATGACCCCGGCCCTGCAGCAGAGTGAAGCGGAGCAGGCTGCTCTGGCGCTGTCCAACCGGCTGACCGACGAGTTGCTGGCCGCCGACGTGCTGGTGCTGGCCGCGCCGATGTACAACTTCACCATTCCCAGTACCCTGAAAGCCTGGCTTGACCATGTACTGCGGGCGGGTGTGACCTTCAAGTACACCGAAACCGGCCCGCAAGGGTTGCTTAGCGGCAAGCGCGCGTTCGTGCTGACCGCCCGTGGTGGCATCTACGCCGGTAGCGGCCTGGATCATCAAGAACCCTACTTACGCCAAGCACTGGCCTTCGTCGGCATCCACGATGTCAGCTTTATCCATGCCGAAGGTCTCAACCTGGGCGGTGAGTTTATGGAAAAAGGCCTGAGCGAAGCCAAGGCGCAATTGGCTCAGGCCATCTGA